The genomic segment catgggggcagccattcaagcacaggatacacagtagataacagataggtactactatagtttatataaacaagctgctgtgtagccatgggggcagccattcaagcacaggatacacagtagataacagataagtactactatagtttatataaacaagctgctgtgtagccatgggggagccattcaagcacaggatacacagtagataacagataagtactactatagtttatataaacaagctgatgtgtagccatgggggcagccattcaagcacaggatacacagtagataacagataagtactactatagtttatataaacaagctgctgtgtagccatgggggcagccattcaagcacaggatacacagtagataacagataagtactactatagtttatataaacaagctgctgtgtagccatgggggcagccattcaagcacaggatacacagtagataacagataagtactactatagtttatataaacaagctgctgtgtagccatgggggcagccattcaagcacatgtccccattcacagtagataacagataagtactactatagtttatataaacaagctgctgtgtagccatgggggcagccattcaagcacaggatacacagtagataacagataagtactactatagtttatataaacaagctgctgtgtagccatgggggagccattcaagcacaggatacacagtagataacagataagtactactatagtttatataaacaagctgatgtgtagccatgggggcagccattcaagcacaggatacacagtagataacagataagtactactatagtttatataaacaagctgctgtgtagccatgggggcagccattcaagcacaggatacacagtagataacagataagtactactatagtttatataaacaagctgctgtgtagccatgggggcagccattcaagcacaggatacacagtagataacagataagtactactatagtttatataaacaagctgctgtgtagccatgggggcagccattcaagcacatgtccccattcacagtagataacagataggtactactacTACTTCAGTTGCCACTCAGTAATATTCAGTAGCAGCACCAGGAGCCCCTGCACCCCAACTTTACTCATTATCAACTTCTGGCCCATTCTCCCCATTCTCTGGCCCCGGCTCAGTCACATTATGTTCCTTTCTCTCAGGGGTTCTTTAATGAACTGTCAGTAtcatgtacagagggatattctgagatcatttgcaattggttttcattttttactatttgtggtttttcacttatatagctttttattcagcagctctccagtttgcactttcacaaatctggttgctagggtccaaatgactggttgctaggcccccaaaagagactggaaaatgaataaagaGGGACTGAAAAAGTattcagtatttgttttttagatggggtcagtgacccccatttgaaagctggaaaaactcagaataaggcaaatcatacaaaaaccataaaaaaaaagaaaaaatgaagaccaatggaagagttgcttagaactgatgATTCTATAGTATACAAAGAGTTAATGGAAATGGACTGTAGGACACCACGGAgcaacgttttttacttccttgttttgtgacaaaaattcacacgatttcccttcccatccctaatttgcatatacaaattaggattcacattcggttcggccgggcaaacggatttggtcgaattcgaatcctgctgaaaaaggcagaatcctggccaaatcccgaagcaaatcctggattttgtgcatccctaattaataataatagtaataataatgataataataacaataataataataataataataataatgttctctTGCAGCATTCCctgtattttgcaccatccaTTCTGCCTTCTAATTGACCCCCCCAGTCCCTGCAGATGAACGAGCCCCCCAGTATCACATGATGCCCCATTGCAGGGATGGGGGTATTTGAGGTAGTGGAAGTAACACCCACTTATTCCTTTAGCAAATCAAACCTGTGTCCTGATGTCATGTGACCACACTCCCCACATCACATATGGGGGCTTCTGTTGGTCTCTCTGCTGTGTCTCCTCCTCATTCCTTCCATATTTAATGAAGAACAATCAattcagcgctatataaatacatgttaataataataataataatgatacttGACTCTTATAAGAAATGGCACCTTAAGATCATCTTATAAACGTTTATTTTCATACAAATGGTGCAAGTTTTACACAGCAGTAAATGGCTTCGTTTCATTGATACATAGAGGTGTGAGACAGGCTTATCTTATGTGGCTCGGATGTTCCATGGAAATGTCTTGTCCTGCTCATAAACCTGCCAGAGCTACTGGGAATTATGGGCCAGACTTACAATAATTCCAACATGACTTTAGCCCCCCATTGTTAGGCTACGTGAGCCTTTGGGCATTGTGTGAAAAAGTATCTAGACTGGCAAAAAATGTACATATGTGGGCAATTAGAAAATAATATCCCAGTTACCTGTAGGTTCTACTGCATGAAGTGCTAGTAACATATTATCATTTACCCCAGTGGCCCCTCCTATGTAATGTAGGGTACTGATTTGTGGGGCATGTCTGGAGAAGCTAGCAAAGCTCTACCTACCTATTCTACAAGGCTGGACCTCACTCTAACAACATATTGGCACTATCACAGAAGTTGGATCTGGACAGAAGTTGTGGGAATTACTTGTTAATATGACGAGTTACAAGCAGTGGGCAAAGTGGCCTTCACTCAGATCTCGTATGTCTTGTCCCATGGCTTCTGGAGGACTGGCACATGTGATGTTATTATAGACTGGACTGGCAGTGTCATCCCCTTCTGATACCGACTGGACCAGGTGAGGGACAATGGTGCTGTTCCTCAGGGCAAGGTCTCGTAGTCCTTTCAGAGAGCAGCTACAGTCCCACTGGTTTCCATTAAGCCACAGCTGCTGCATAGTGGAGAGAGCAATCAGGGAGTCCACCGAGAGAGATTTCAAATAGTTGTTCTTGAGACTGAGATACCGCAAGGAGGACAAAGGCACAAAGGTTTCTTCAGTCAGGGTTTTTAACTGGTTGTCTGAGAGATCCAGCCATTGGAGCTGCTGGACCGACATGAAGACCTCTGGAGAAATGGTTAGAATCTGgttggaagaaagaagaagatacgAGAGGTTCTTTAATCCTATAAATGATCTGCTTGAGAGATGGGTCAATTTATTAAATCGAAGGTCCAATTCTAGGAGATCGTGGAGGTCAGTGAAACTATGATCATCAATAGCTACAATTTCATTGTGTTGTAGGAAGAGCCTTCGGATAGTTGAGAGGCCAGCAAACATCTGCGACTTGACCTGGCTGAGGCAACTGTTCTCCATGTGCAAACTGTGAAGCTTCCCCAGGCCGTTAAAACAACGTTCTGGAAGTGACTTGAGGCAGTTTCCAGACAGGTTGATTACTGCAACATTAAGCAGCCCAATGAATGAGCCTTGGCGGATTTCCTGAACGTTATTGTGATTCAAAGACAGCAACTCGAGTTGACCAAGACCTTCAAAAGTCCGTTCCAGGAGAATCTTGATTTTATTTTGGCCGAGGTTGAGCTCAACTAAAAACTGGAGATCCTTGAAAATTCTAGGCCTTAGGCTTGTGAGAGAATTATTGGTCAGACGTAGAACATTGAGGCCTGATAGACCAAAAAAGGTGTCCTCGTACAGAGCTGACAGTCGGTTGTGAGACAGGTCCAGCCAACGTAGGGTCTTCATGCCTGAGAAAGCTTTAGGAGCAACAGTTGAAATGTGGTTGTGATTAAGATAGAGTTTTTGGGTCTTCTGCTGCCTTGTGAACACATTAGCCTTAATTCCTCTCAGAGTGTTCCCACTCAAATCTAGTTCTTTTAGCTCCCCAAGACTAACGAAGAGCAAAGGCTGCAGATACACCAGGTGATTCCCAGCCAGGATGAGTTCCCTCAGGTTTTTCAAGTCTTGGAACACCATTTCAGGTAACACCACTAACAAGTTCCAACCTAAATTAAGGTACCACAGGTTTGAGAGACCGGAAAACAGTCCATCTTCAACTTTGGAAAAGAGGTTGTTGTTAAGGCTAAGGGAGACCAAATTCTGAGTATGAGTGAAAGTGTTTGGAGATAAGAATTTCAACATGTTCCTTTCCAAGTGGAGATGAGCCAGAGCCTTGAGGCCATGTAGGGCGTTTTGCTCTAGGTTAGCTACCTGGCTGCTCTGCAGATTGAGAAAGTCCAGATAAGCGACATTATTGAAGGCTCCTGCCTGCACACTTGTAAGGTTGTTTCCATCAAGCCATAGAGATCGAGCGCTgggaagcagcagcagctcaGGAACATGAGTGAGATTTCGGGAGCTGCAGAACACACTGTACTCCTCACTGTAGTCATACGTGCACACACAGGGTGCTGGACATGGAGATGTCTCCAGGGCTGTGGATATTGGCTCTGCTCCCAATGAACTAGAAGTCAGAATGCTCCACACAACAACTTGGAACATAAAACCTGTATTGGAGAAAAACAACACTGAAACATTGAGCAAAAAGGCACAACACTGAGAAGCCTCAGTAACAAGAAGTCGTTCAATTGGAAGTTTTATGGAAAATACAAGGAATTCTGCAACTTTCTGCCTCCTGGGGCACAACGAGTTCAGTTAAGGAAATACGCCATAAACACGTTCTTCCCAAAACCTTTCCAAGTGTGTGGGAGTGTTCCTCATATGCTCCCCCATAAAGTCATCTTATTGTATTCATGGGAATGAGCAAAGCATGGTCTCTACTTGCACCGAATAAGATGCCCCCTGAGCCCAAGCTCCACAGTGGTTTACCCCTTATATTGGCTTGGTCGGCAGAATTTATCATAAATTAGGGTTGGGTTTCATTGTAGGCTCCAAAATCTAAAGAATGTACAAGCTTGCTTTTAGTGGGAGCTCAGAGCatgactcatgtattataagggataatataccccctactgtaaatgataaggatattagaagtcactgaggggttgttctgtgaccatataaaggcacaaggctgcaggctgagttatacagggaactctgagtatcactcatgtattataagggataatgtaccccctactgtaaatgataaggatattagaagtcactgaggggttgttctgtgaccatataaaggcacaaggctgcaggctgagttatacagggaactctgagtatcactcatgtattataagggataatgtaccccctactgtaaatgataaggatattagaagtcactgaggggttgttctgtgaccatataaaggcacaaggctgcaggctgagttatacagggaactctgagtatcactcatgtattataagggataatgtaccccctactgtaaatgataaggatattagaagtcactgaggggttgttctgtgaccatataaagacacaaggctgcaggctgagttatacagggaactctgagtatcactcatgtattataaggaataatgtaccccctactgtaaatgataaggatattagaagtcccagATAATGGAAATGGCGATTATACGGGAGGAAAGAGTGCAAGCTGTCAGTCCTTATTGGGCCCTTGAGGGAAGAACAGGGGGAGTGCTCTGTGTCCCATGCCAAGCCCCTCGGGGAATAGAAGGGGAGTATCTCAGGGAAGAAAAGAGACAGAAATGTGTGTCCCTTCGTGGGCCCCTGAGTGAAGGAAAGGGGGGGTGCTGCTGGTTCCTACCTGTTCCTGTGTGTCCCATATTTGCAGTCACATAACAGACTGGACTGAGCAGCGCGGGGTTACTGAACACTGATAAGGAACAGACTGGGCCAGCTGGAGCACACTGGGCGCTGGCAGGAATGCACTTAACCCATTCAATGGAGCACAACAAATCTTATTAACCATTTGCTTGCCAGACAACTGACTTATAAAAGGAAAAGCAGTGAAAGGTACTGGATTCCAACCCCATTCACCAGGGAAGGGCTGGGCAATTTGCACTTCCATTAACCCTATCAGTCTCACAGGGCTGCGTGTGTGTGTTAACCCATTCACTGCCAGGGGGCTGTACACATGATGCTCCAACACACTCAAAAGAGGCACTGGAATGGGAAATGGTTAAGtggaaataatcacatttaagTAACAGACACACTGCCCAGGTGTAAGACCCATAGGATAATGCCCAGGTGTAAGACTCCCATaggatactgcccaggtgtaagACTCCCATaggatactgcccaggtgtaagACTCCCATaggatactgcccaggtgtaagACTCCCATaggatactgcccaggtgtaaagcTCCCATAGGATAATGCCCAGGTGTAAGACTCCCATaggatactgcccaggtgtaagACTCCCATaggatactgcccaggtgtaaagcTCCCATAGGATAATGCCCAGGTGTAAGACTCCCATaggatactgcccaggtgtaagACTCCCATAGGATACTGCCCAGGTATATGGCTTCCATAGGATAATACCCAGGTGTAAGACTCCCATAGGATACTGCCCAGGTATATGGCTTCCATAGGACACTGCCCAGGTGTAAGACTCCCATAGGACACTGCCCAGGTGTAAGACTCCCATAGGATAATACCCAGGTGTAAGACTCCCATAGGATAATGCCCAGGTGTAAGACTCCCA from the Xenopus laevis strain J_2021 chromosome 9_10L, Xenopus_laevis_v10.1, whole genome shotgun sequence genome contains:
- the igfals.L gene encoding insulin like growth factor binding protein acid labile subunit L homeolog precursor: MGHTGTGFMFQVVVWSILTSSSLGAEPISTALETSPCPAPCVCTYDYSEEYSVFCSSRNLTHVPELLLLPSARSLWLDGNNLTSVQAGAFNNVAYLDFLNLQSSQVANLEQNALHGLKALAHLHLERNMLKFLSPNTFTHTQNLVSLSLNNNLFSKVEDGLFSGLSNLWYLNLGWNLLVVLPEMVFQDLKNLRELILAGNHLVYLQPLLFVSLGELKELDLSGNTLRGIKANVFTRQQKTQKLYLNHNHISTVAPKAFSGMKTLRWLDLSHNRLSALYEDTFFGLSGLNVLRLTNNSLTSLRPRIFKDLQFLVELNLGQNKIKILLERTFEGLGQLELLSLNHNNVQEIRQGSFIGLLNVAVINLSGNCLKSLPERCFNGLGKLHSLHMENSCLSQVKSQMFAGLSTIRRLFLQHNEIVAIDDHSFTDLHDLLELDLRFNKLTHLSSRSFIGLKNLSYLLLSSNQILTISPEVFMSVQQLQWLDLSDNQLKTLTEETFVPLSSLRYLSLKNNYLKSLSVDSLIALSTMQQLWLNGNQWDCSCSLKGLRDLALRNSTIVPHLVQSVSEGDDTASPVYNNITCASPPEAMGQDIRDLSEGHFAHCL